The following are from one region of the Deinococcus misasensis DSM 22328 genome:
- a CDS encoding IS3 family transposase: MDIRRMHQVLLREGMVVNKKKIQRVWRELGSLRSQKVSPRQIRTGSTLPEAGLRPNEVWS, translated from the coding sequence ATGGATATTCGGAGAATGCACCAGGTGCTGCTCCGCGAAGGGATGGTGGTCAACAAGAAGAAAATCCAGCGTGTGTGGAGGGAGTTAGGTTCTCTTCGTTCCCAGAAGGTCTCCCCACGCCAGATTCGCACTGGATCGACCTTGCCTGAGGCTGGTTTAAGACCCAATGAGGTGTGGTCCTAA